Below is a genomic region from Drosophila kikkawai strain 14028-0561.14 chromosome X, DkikHiC1v2, whole genome shotgun sequence.
AAAACCAATGCGTTCTACCTTGGGTGCAGGAGAGTCAAAAGAATGTCCAACATAGAGACACTGGGTCATCATTCCATGTAGCCCATTTGGGAGTCTGTGGTGCCGCCGAGGTTCCGACGCGAGTAGAGTCCCTGACGCGGCTTGAACTTACCATCGCCCAGCGTTACCTTGTCCGGCATCTTTTTGCCCCGAAAAGTAGCAGATTCGAAGGATGGCGGCGGAGATATCTTTACCTGTTTCATCTGCTCCGCCGGAGGAATGTGCCAAGCCTGCTTCATGGTGGCCACCGCACTGGGCGGACCCGTTGAGGAGGTGTCGCCGCCGCCCTCGTTGCCATCGTTCCCGTCCACTGGCCTAACCAGCGTGATGGGCGGCTCCAGCTTGTTCGTCTTCCTTTTGTAGTAGAGCACCTCCATACCGAGGGTCATCATGGCCAGAATGAGGCCGAAGAGGGTGGCGATGAATACGCCGCCGAGACTCTCCAACGTAATGCCCTCTTGGTCCTCGGACAGCGGGCAATTGCGCAGATTCGACTGATTCCAGTACTTGGCCTTTAGCTCCTCGAAGAAACGATCCTTCTGCAGTTCCAGGATGGCGTAGCTCAGCTCGTCGCCCAGGTGGCTGCCCTGCTGGACGGCCACCGCATAAGGTTGCTCCGCGAACACCTCGCCCACCTCAGTGAGATTGCAGTTGCGTGTGATCTCGTATTTGATCTCCGCCGAGTCGTGGATGAAGGCGTAGTCGGCGTTCTCATGGGCGTCCACGTTTGCGAATCCCTCGCGGGCATCGACCACCGGCTGCGAGCTGTTGATGGCCAGCAGTATGTGGCCGTACTGCTCCTTGATGGGGTAGTCCCATATGCGAAACTTCTTGAAGTCCTTGGAGGCGTTCAGCGCCAGCTCTTTCCACATACGATACAGCGTGTCCTCAGCGAACTTCATGTTCACGAAATACTGATGCGTGTCGGAGTCCTTCACCACGGTGTAGTTGATCCTTGACTGTCGAGCTAGCTGCTCCAGGGACTGAACCGGCGTCTGCATCCGCTCAACGGTAAGAAAGGCCGCCAAGTTCGCGGTGAAGGTGGCCAGCATGAGGACGACGAATAGCCAGTAGGCGGCTACCAGCATCCGCCCTGAGATGGCCTTCGGAGCCTCCCcgccaccttgcggcgtgaaCGAGGTCAAAGCAAACCAGAAGCTCTCGCGAAGCGTAAAGTCCCGACAGGCGTAAGGATAGGCTGCCCTGTTGTTCTTGGAGCTGTATGGCGAATATTTGTCCATGAACCATATCATGATGGCCGTGCCCACCAAGGCGGCCACGATGCTCAGCCAGACCTCCACGCGCAGCACGGTCATGAACTTGAAGAGCGACGTCCGTCGCACCGGCTTCCTAATCGCTATCGATATGCCCGTCTGCTCGAAATACGGCGGCAGGAAGTCCACCACCTCTTCCCGCTCCGAGTACATCTTCAGGGCTGCGATGGCAAAGTCCGTTTCGCCGCGTACCAGATCCCCGACCACGCCATCCCACTCGCCGAACTCGTTCACCTCGCCCATGTGTCCCACCTCAGGCGCCACTATGGCGTACTCAAAGTTTAGCTTCTGCGCCAGCCGCACGATAAAATCGATGCAGTAACCTTCCCAAATGGGCGAACCGCTCCGATCCCGTACCAGTTCACCCGTCTTTGGGTTGCGACGCAGGTAGCTCCACGGCACGCTCTCCGCCGTCCCGATCCTGAAGAACCGACGCGCCGGACTAATCGTCTCGTTGAGCAGCCGCATCCGGCTCCCTGACGATGACCAGGCGGCCAGATCTGTCTTCGCCTCGTGTTCGGAACTGTAATAACCAGCGGAGATATTAACTGCGTAACTTAAACCTGGAACCGGGATCTGTGTCTTGTCTAGAAGCTGCTGAACGGGCGACGCGTAGGTCAGAAAGTTGCTCCAGTGCACATAGTCCAGCCAGGTTGTGTCGGCTTCCGATACAGGATCTTCTTTCTCCGCGGACAAGTCAGAGTCTGTGGCATTGCAGTCTTGGTAGACGACGTCCGGGCGTATTGCCTGGGCCGTTTCAATCAGGCTGCGCATCACATTCAGCAACATGCCGCGCTGCATCTGGAGGGGATTTTAAATAGGCAAATGGCGGTGTAAGATCAGGAAAAGAAGGGCAGCATACGCACCGTGAAGCCACTGCCGCAGTACAGATCTGGCATGCTCATCGATCGGCAAATCGCACGCGGACTCAGGGTGAATCGCGTGCACAGCTCCGCCTGACGCTTGTACTTGAACACCCGGTCCCGCGTGTCGAGAAACACAAAGTGCCATTCGAGAGATCGCTGGAAAAGTCCAGCCTTTTGCACCTGTCAGATGTCATGATAAAATAGAGAAAAGAAGAACGATGCGGTTACTCCCAAAGTCAACATACCTTTTCAAAGAGCCCATTCATGGCGGCGCCGCGGGCAAATAACGCTACGTAGGTGGGCGATGGACGCAGCGCTCGAATGCGCTCCACGAAATTCTGCCCGGGATCGGACGCACTGGCGTCCATGATAATCGTGCGGAAGGGATAGCCGCTGAGCATCTGCTGCATAGCCTCGCTCATATCGCGAGCGTTAATGAAGACCATGGCCACATTGTTGGCGCGCTTCTGGCGCATGAAGTCACCAAACATGTCGAGAAAGGGGCGCAGAATGCGTTCCAGGCGCACATAGGGAATGCCCAAGGAGCGAACCAAACCATAGCCTTCGGACCAGTGCTTGTAGGTGAGATCGATGACTACGTTGGTGCCGACGGTGGACAGAATCTCACAGACTGGCCAAAGaacatagaaaaataataaaatgagaGCCTTTTTGAGACAATTCATGACGGATATGTATGTCCCAGGGCTTTCACAGAGCTTCTAGGGTAACATATTGCTATTTATGGTAAAGATACCTAATAAGTATCAATTCTAGGATTTTTTAGTTGGCATCCAGCAGTGATTCTCCTACTCTCGTTCTTAGTTAGGAGTAACCAAAGACACCACAAGTTTAagtttcttgaaattttgttaTAAGTTTGGAGTGCaaaactttttcttttaacAAATGTAAGCTGTTCTTTTACTTATACCGTCTCTGGAGAATTCTACTTACATCGCTGCATGTCCTGGCCATCCTCAGTCCGCGTCAAAGTCATGGACACATCGTCCACCTTCAAATCGAGTGGCATGGCTCCGAGCTCCTTGAGGACCACTGCCATGTCTGCATCGAACTCCGGCCGCTGCACCGGCTCAATCCAAAATGCTATTAGGAGTAATCAGAAATTTATCTCTCAATCGAGGCGAATTTCCAAGAACACCCACTTATTTTGAGCATCGCCGCGTCGGCAGTCGAGTGGCCGAAtaggagcagcagcaccagtaGTTCCAGCAGCTCCATGTTCCAACCGATTGCGTCGAGTTCCCACCGGGATTTGAGTCCTGGCATCGAACAGGAGTTGCTCAATTTGCTGGCCAATTATGTCAATTATAATTCGCGTGCTATGCCCATCAATGGACAGTATAAATTTTTCAGCAACTGGAAATGACAGCCGTCTCCGAGGAGCCTCACTCCCCATaccccatttcccatttcccattccAAATTCCAATACCCAAGTAAAGTCAAGTTGAAATATTGGCTTCGGTTATTTCCTTATATTCAGTTCATCCAAtgtagtaaaaaaaaaataataaaggaaaCACTCGTACATCGGTTTTTGTTCTAAAGGCCTTACAGATAGGAGAGGGAGAAAAAAACGGCGCTTAATAGGTAAAtcaatatacatttaaatcaATATACAGCGCTATATAttctgatatatatatatatatgtaatatatgAATAATGAAAACATAACTTAGCGATTTATCTGGTAAATTCTTCTGAGAATGTTGTGTGCACAGGATGTACTGCTTCGTCTCAATCTTGGCTTACgacgaaaataaataaataaaaaattaatgataTCGATTCTTTAGCGATCCCCGAGACCAGTCACTGGGCCCCAAGGTTGCCAGGTGGCAGGTTGCATGAGTAAAATGATGGCTTAATTATAAACGATGTTAATTCACTTGATGTTTCGACTGATTGCCTAGGCTTATCTCTAACGGGGAGCTCCAATCAGGTGCCGTGAAGGTGGGACAGTATCGACTCAATGTCCTCAATCTCCACCGTGTGGTTCTCGCCCAGCGGCTCCCTTAACAGGTCTGGCTGACCCTCCTGCCGATTATCGACTCCGACTATGCTGCTTCTGATTGCCTTCTTTGGAGTTGTGTTGCTgtgggaaaaaagaaaatcgatatatttatattgaatGCATTTCTTTCCGATCTTCTAGGTTAGAAAACAACGAATAAAAAACAAGGGAggattatgaaaataaaataattttagaatCAAACATAAACCTTTTATCaatgattaatattaatgtGAGGTGAGCACATCGAAaactatagaaaaatataatcaatGATTGATGAAAtctagatttttatatattaaaccaatttcaattattcattttttagGTTTACTTCATCGCTCAAAACCAGTgcttgcaaataactgtcgaCCGTTTCTCGTTATCTGCAAATAAGTGTCTCTCTCTGACTCTTTACGAAAAGAGCCAGAGAGCGACCGTTTTATGGGTTCTTGAATGAGCTCGCTCAGAGCGAAacctttttttctattctgttTTGTTTCGGTTGTTCCAAGACCGTTTTGTCGTGTTCAATGAAGAAAAAAGTGTTTTGCGTATGTGTTGGTATACATTCACACGCATAACATTAAATTGTTCTATTAATCAAATTGTATTATGTATTTGCATATGTATTGGTATACATTAACAAGCGTTCGTTTTGCAGACGAAATATGTtaattgcaacaacaacgaaagtAAATGTGAAGACAGTTTGAGCTGTGTTTTTCGGTCAATCGGTCTTTTGCTGACTCTCTTTGTGCGAGCGTTTCTCGTTCCGCTCTTTACGCACTGCTCATTGAACGACCGAAATAAAAAGAGCTCAACGAAAAGCGCctaacagaaaacagaaatgAAGACAGCAAAACTCTCTTGCtcagagcgagagcgagagagtatgaacgaaagcaaaagaaaaaaaaaacggtcgacagttatttgcaagctaTGCTCAAAAcataatgataataaaataatgataatcattatttttttaacaatatttttcgCTCAGAATTGCGTTCAATGTGTAATATCTTCtttctaatataattattataacaattattctttgaacgagtaagtaaatataaaattataatttttaatggcaagtaagatatattaaaatcaatattttattcttcttTTCGCTTATAATGATTACGTGCCCTGCCTTTGAGCTGGTGTAGTTTTGGTTCCTTTTTTCCCCTCTCAAGGCGAAAAGAAGAAGGAAAGTTGGTATTGGTATTCAGTACTACTTACATGGCAGCCACTTCCAGATCATTGTCATCCTGCGGCAATGGTTCCGTCCCCGATGCTGGCGGCGGCTTGTCCGCCAACGGCGTGGATGTGGCCGAGGGCCGAATGCTCACTCCACTCGTGCCGGCACCACTCGCACTTGCACTTGCACTTGGCCCGGGCGCCGATGCGCCACTATTGCTGGTCAGACGCCGTATCCGCTTCTTGGGTATGTTGCGAATGGCTCCAGCCAGCGGTTGCCCCAGATGAAGCACCTGGGCACTTGCCATGCGCATCGTGTGCAGCTGGTCGTCCCCTGTCATCAGCCGCAGCTGGTAGTTCCTGAAATAGGACGCCGATGGACGTGTCCCCGAATTACTGGCCTTGGGTCCATGGTCAGCGTAGGAAAAGTGGAAGGTGCAGCTCTCCCGGCTGCTGCTCAGGCACATGTCCAGCTCGTTGTCGCTGTCGCCAGCAGGACCGGCGAGATCCGACTGGGCTTGGGCTTGGCAtggcatcactgatggaatcTGGTGACGCTGCTCCGGTGGCGACGACTGTGTGGACTCGGCCTCCGCCACCATGGGCAACAGCTGTGGCGCAGCGGAGGAAGGGGTCTTGGAGGCGGGAATTCGGGCGTCGACACGTTTCTTGGCGGGCTTCTTTGCGCTCGCCTTCGTGGCGGCCTTCGTCAGGTCACTGTCGGAGGGGGCTTTGGCCAGGGGCTCCTCCGGAGCTGGTTTATTATCGATCAGACGTGAGGAGCGGCGCATGGATATTTTGGCCGACGTGACCGTCTTTTTGGGGCGACCACGTTTGCCCGGCGCCGGTTGTGCCGCAATTTCCACCGCAGCACGGCCGACCTTGGACTTGGCGGCGGTTGCAGCGGGCTCCTGCTTCTTGGCCGATAGATTGAGCGCAAAGAGCAGGGCTGGATCCAATTCGCTGGCGGGTGGGTTCTTGGGGGAACTGACTGAGGGATCTGGGTCCTCTGTTGCCTTCTCCACAACGTCTATATTGTGGGACGACGGCTTCTGTGCTGGTGGCGGTGGAGCTGCCCGGATCCTGTTCGGCTCAAGGTGCTCCCGCCTCTTGGGTGACTTTTGGCTGCTGGGATTCGCCAACTTGGCGGTTTCCCGCATGGCGGTGAGCTTCTTAACGGCTGTCTTCTTGCCCTGCGTTCTGACAGTTGGCTGGGCCATCTTCACCTTGGCCATGACCCGCTGACGCTTCTCGTCTAGCTGCTGacgctgctgttgctcttgCAGAGCCACGGATGGCACGGGCGGCGGCGGTAGTGGCCCTTCAACAGCTGCTGCGGGgggtggcggcggaggagctGCACACACCTGTGGCGGcagaggaggcggaggaggtaGGACCCTAGTTACTCGAGCGGTCGTCGGGAAAGCAAGCGGAGGAGCCGGTGCTCCACATGACTCGCCGCTGGTGTCAGCCTCTGGGACGGATACTTGCTCCTTACTCGGCGTCAGCCAGTTGCGTATGGGATAGCGCACCTCGCCGTCCTGATTGAGCAACTGGCCCGGCTGGCTACCGACGGCCAGCATGGGCAGCACGGCA
It encodes:
- the Ir8a gene encoding uncharacterized protein Ir8a, which produces MELLELLVLLLLFGHSTADAAMLKITFWIEPVQRPEFDADMAVVLKELGAMPLDLKVDDVSMTLTRTEDGQDMQRFCEILSTVGTNVVIDLTYKHWSEGYGLVRSLGIPYVRLERILRPFLDMFGDFMRQKRANNVAMVFINARDMSEAMQQMLSGYPFRTIIMDASASDPGQNFVERIRALRPSPTYVALFARGAAMNGLFEKVQKAGLFQRSLEWHFVFLDTRDRVFKYKRQAELCTRFTLSPRAICRSMSMPDLYCGSGFTMQRGMLLNVMRSLIETAQAIRPDVVYQDCNATDSDLSAEKEDPVSEADTTWLDYVHWSNFLTYASPVQQLLDKTQIPVPGLSYAVNISAGYYSSEHEAKTDLAAWSSSGSRMRLLNETISPARRFFRIGTAESVPWSYLRRNPKTGELVRDRSGSPIWEGYCIDFIVRLAQKLNFEYAIVAPEVGHMGEVNEFGEWDGVVGDLVRGETDFAIAALKMYSEREEVVDFLPPYFEQTGISIAIRKPVRRTSLFKFMTVLRVEVWLSIVAALVGTAIMIWFMDKYSPYSSKNNRAAYPYACRDFTLRESFWFALTSFTPQGGGEAPKAISGRMLVAAYWLFVVLMLATFTANLAAFLTVERMQTPVQSLEQLARQSRINYTVVKDSDTHQYFVNMKFAEDTLYRMWKELALNASKDFKKFRIWDYPIKEQYGHILLAINSSQPVVDAREGFANVDAHENADYAFIHDSAEIKYEITRNCNLTEVGEVFAEQPYAVAVQQGSHLGDELSYAILELQKDRFFEELKAKYWNQSNLRNCPLSEDQEGITLESLGGVFIATLFGLILAMMTLGMEVLYYKRKTNKLEPPITLVRPVDGNDGNEGGGDTSSTGPPSAVATMKQAWHIPPAEQMKQVKISPPPSFESATFRGKKMPDKVTLGDGKFKPRQGLYSRRNLGGTTDSQMGYME